From Caldilineales bacterium:
GGCGCAGTGTGAGCCGAGGATGGCCGGGGCCAGATGCAGCCGGTCTTTGGCCGCCATGGTCAGGCGCTGATGGACGAGCCGTTCGCTGGCCGAGTAGTAGGCGCTGGCCGAGACAAGGGCGTTGGCGGCCTCGGTGCGGCCGCTGACGGCGGCGACCTGGGGATCGGCGAAGGGGGCAACGAGGGCGAGCAGGCCGCCCGGCTGGGGCCGGTGGTCGGCGTCGTAGACGGCGATGATCTCGCCCCACGGTTCGGCGACGAGGGCGGCGTTGAGGGCAGCGGCTTTCCCACGGCCAGGGGAGAGGTGCAGGGCGGCGGCGCCAGGGGTCTGCGCCGTCAGTTCGTCGATGAGGAGGGCGGTGTGGCTGCGAGAGCCGTCATCGATGAGGAGGAGGCGGAGATGGTCGGGCGGGTAGCCGTTTTGGCTCAGGGCGTCCACCAGGGGGGGCAGGCTGGGGCCGTCGTCGCGGCAGGGGATGAGGACGAGCAGGTTGGGAAAGGACGGCGGCGGCGCTGGGGGCGAGAGCCGCTGGGGTGAAGCAAGAGCCGCTATTGTAAAGATAAGCCGTCGCAGGCTGAAAACCAGGAGGGGCAGCGCGACGAGCAGGCTGGCCAGGTGCGGAAGCGTCATCGCAGGGCCAGGGCCAGCCGGCGGCGGAGGAGGGCGGCGGTGTCGGTGCGGTGGAAGGCAACGCCGCTGCGCCACACGCGCCAGGCTTCACGGCGGTCACGCGCCCATCCTGCCGCCAGCGCCCGGTCGTTCAGGCCCCGGCGCAGGCGCTGGCCGATGGTGGTGAGCGGGGCTTTTTGGGTCAGGCGCCAGAGCGAGGGCAGATCGAGGGCTTCGGCGCGGCTTCGTTGGCCGGGCGGGAGGTCGGCGGCTAGCCGTTGTAGCCAGGCGGCGGGGACGGGCGCGGCGTAGGCGGCCTGGGCCAGCCGCAGAGCGCCGTAGAGATGGGCGCTGGCGCCGGTGGTCTGGGCGCGAGTGTAGAGACCAGGATGGCCGGCGCTCGGACGGTCGAAGGCCAGGTCGGGGAAGG
This genomic window contains:
- a CDS encoding glycosyltransferase family 2 protein — protein: MTLPHLASLLVALPLLVFSLRRLIFTIAALASPQRLSPPAPPPSFPNLLVLIPCRDDGPSLPPLVDALSQNGYPPDHLRLLLIDDGSRSHTALLIDELTAQTPGAAALHLSPGRGKAAALNAALVAEPWGEIIAVYDADHRPQPGGLLALVAPFADPQVAAVSGRTEAANALVSASAYYSASERLVHQRLTMAAKDRLHLAPAILGSHCAYRRSVLATLGGFLPGAFLEDTDLTLRLAAAGLRTRFVESIPAIDQAPATLNAYWRQHVRWGRGFQDVALGRERRRPSGPQSAPPLSFWLRLELFLFSLGYLDRLALLAAAGLLLSDAILPTHFDFPAWFFIAVLVLPYLQVIAALVRTHKPWAWWLRLPFLLLIFPVDLLAAARSTLDTLLNRPRQWTPTTRTSP